Proteins from a single region of Hymenobacter aquaticus:
- a CDS encoding DUF2339 domain-containing protein, producing the protein MDTWVVLLVTVVLGLIYHSFKDRLKGLEQRTQRREEEHNDLLRLVEELREEVRQLRTAPPTPPVAAAPPAPTVRPAPIVTAPVAAAPAPPVVASAAAPVAPAAPAPPPPPVVPPIAAPVAPTPPRPVVVPAPVPASTPPAAVPAPPVVRPTPQPQPEPVFIAPPAPPRLVVPPPPPVPAEPTWWDRTEQVLLDNWTGILGAVVLVIGVGFLGIYTALQVTPPVRFAMICGFAAALLALDYFLRTKPFAERLHVWLHSSAAAIFLFACVGASSVPGLQWAAPPLSYLLLLAGVAANLWLAWRSSRESVATLHGVLSLVALAVIAPDLLTLGTAAAVTAFCIAITYRQRWKYQLLLSIVSFFVFHQYWHFHLAAPLAGGARLVAMALVMLVGVAAAVVQYRSVYARTQFDALLFAAHVLNWTTLGFNLYQYSTGSPWKTIPLALGSALTFFVARRARQLGIQWLFQTDTIISLILALATAFSLLGWHASGTVVGLFMLLESLLIAFIMARERETLVFQVASAGALLAGAGLLLLVLTQLTSYSPAELHRNTLLVLLAASAGAVYFRFAYAQPLLAAEDASTATNRALHHGFGGLVGALYLGVAALLLRALFGVSAPPAGLLVSGAAAAAGAVFGLAWWLRGGLGWFRTLHLAAGQVLLTVAILGLHKLGLGWTATATILYLETLLLAGLLGRATEVAAFRLVVGGALAAGLWLLLAGGLPGPHLPPQLLPRHAALLVLGGLGSTIFFHLLSRQLWLGAQRPTSPDRSLHQGVGALAGVLYLGGTAVALRALFGPSYPPVALLIGGLVVTAALLFGLSYWLRGGAEWFRILHLLLGQVVLAGAVLGLHEAGLSWPLTVVLLYLEMLLMTLTLARRREWWVYRVQLYATLLLATSLPVLVYGLGHLSAEQRALLLTLAALATVAAQIVVGRLAAPAYDALPFSYDPTYRLRLLGAMPGLLLLAAAGLIYEHTWAAWAAVGIGGGLLLLRRYVAVPGLWTGVVLAATGYHVLQWYYLLLAGAPLGTGQVLAYSLPLVLLSAMGLAYSSWDARQRQVRWPWLYLLGLHLTVVAWTAAAPHSEAIAVLLWLVLVAVAAGAAQWVRRRFTTPEALAAQGCPDRFLLHVMYAGLALALFWHFSHLVWSSEILWRLPARRLTAAALVLVLAGLAGRTAPTAPPLYRSWQLLHPYLPELTLALLGFTLWWEVQLTWQALLWLGLAFALTLGTTRLPVHLRRLQLYGVLFFWLSTVWVCYVALTRLAPGQLLSVPWLTSAGAVALQFAYAAVALRNLAAPEPVYWPPGLGGLAALGRLSPRQRVAALLYPAFVALTVLLVQSFDRLVLTVLLMLEVVALFITSLLLRRQDFRYASLVGVAICLVRLVFFDLSQRGTITRAVVFILMGMLLLGMNALYARFKDRFTPIPDADADPAAGGAPDTDGELPTVAPQE; encoded by the coding sequence ATGGATACCTGGGTAGTACTCCTGGTGACGGTCGTTCTCGGCCTGATCTACCACAGTTTCAAGGACCGCCTCAAGGGTCTGGAACAACGCACGCAGCGGCGCGAAGAAGAGCACAACGACCTGCTGCGGCTGGTGGAGGAGCTGCGCGAAGAAGTGCGGCAGCTGCGCACGGCCCCACCAACTCCGCCAGTGGCCGCCGCCCCACCGGCCCCAACCGTCAGGCCTGCCCCCATCGTTACGGCCCCGGTAGCTGCCGCGCCCGCGCCGCCGGTCGTAGCTTCTGCGGCGGCTCCCGTTGCGCCGGCGGCCCCGGCCCCACCACCGCCGCCCGTAGTGCCCCCCATAGCCGCGCCCGTCGCGCCCACGCCGCCGCGGCCGGTAGTAGTGCCGGCTCCCGTTCCCGCTTCTACTCCGCCCGCCGCCGTCCCAGCCCCGCCGGTAGTGCGTCCAACGCCCCAGCCGCAGCCCGAACCAGTGTTCATAGCCCCGCCGGCGCCGCCCCGCCTGGTGGTGCCCCCACCCCCACCCGTGCCCGCCGAGCCGACCTGGTGGGACCGGACCGAGCAGGTGCTGCTCGACAACTGGACGGGGATTCTGGGGGCCGTGGTGCTGGTTATCGGCGTGGGGTTCCTGGGCATCTATACCGCCTTGCAGGTCACGCCCCCGGTGCGCTTCGCCATGATTTGCGGGTTTGCCGCCGCCCTGCTCGCCCTCGATTATTTCCTGCGCACCAAGCCCTTTGCCGAGCGGCTGCACGTGTGGCTGCACAGCAGCGCGGCGGCCATTTTCCTGTTTGCCTGCGTGGGCGCCAGCAGCGTGCCGGGGCTGCAATGGGCCGCGCCGCCCCTGAGCTACCTGCTGCTCCTGGCCGGGGTGGCGGCCAACCTTTGGCTGGCCTGGCGGAGCAGCCGCGAGTCGGTGGCGACGCTGCACGGGGTGCTGAGCCTGGTAGCCCTGGCCGTTATTGCCCCCGACCTATTGACGCTGGGCACGGCGGCGGCCGTTACGGCCTTCTGCATTGCCATTACCTACCGGCAGCGCTGGAAATACCAGCTGCTGCTGAGCATCGTCAGCTTTTTCGTGTTTCACCAGTACTGGCATTTTCACCTGGCGGCTCCGCTGGCCGGCGGGGCGCGGCTGGTGGCAATGGCGCTGGTCATGCTGGTGGGCGTGGCGGCGGCCGTGGTGCAATACCGCAGCGTGTATGCCCGCACCCAGTTCGATGCCCTGCTGTTTGCGGCCCACGTGCTGAACTGGACCACCCTGGGCTTTAACCTGTACCAGTACAGCACCGGCTCCCCCTGGAAAACCATTCCGCTGGCCCTGGGCTCCGCGCTGACCTTTTTCGTGGCCCGCCGGGCGCGGCAGCTCGGCATTCAGTGGCTGTTCCAGACCGACACCATCATTTCCCTGATTCTGGCCCTGGCCACGGCTTTTTCCCTGCTGGGCTGGCACGCGTCGGGTACCGTGGTGGGGCTGTTCATGCTGCTGGAGTCGTTGCTGATTGCCTTTATCATGGCCCGGGAGCGGGAAACGCTGGTGTTTCAGGTGGCTTCGGCCGGGGCTCTGCTGGCCGGGGCGGGCCTGCTGCTGCTGGTGCTGACCCAGCTCACGAGCTACTCGCCTGCCGAGCTGCACCGCAATACCCTGCTTGTCTTGCTGGCCGCCAGCGCCGGAGCCGTCTACTTCCGCTTCGCCTACGCCCAACCTTTGCTGGCCGCCGAGGACGCAAGCACCGCTACCAACCGCGCCCTGCACCACGGTTTTGGGGGATTGGTCGGGGCCTTGTACCTGGGCGTGGCGGCCCTGCTGCTGCGGGCGCTGTTTGGGGTTAGTGCCCCGCCGGCGGGCCTGCTGGTGAGTGGAGCGGCGGCAGCGGCCGGCGCAGTTTTCGGCCTGGCCTGGTGGCTGCGCGGCGGGCTGGGCTGGTTTCGTACCCTGCACCTGGCAGCCGGCCAAGTGCTGCTGACGGTGGCCATCCTGGGGTTGCACAAGCTGGGGCTGGGCTGGACGGCCACGGCCACCATTCTCTACCTGGAAACGCTGCTGCTGGCCGGCCTGCTGGGCCGGGCTACCGAGGTGGCGGCTTTCCGGCTGGTGGTCGGTGGGGCGCTAGCGGCGGGCCTCTGGCTGCTGCTGGCCGGCGGGCTGCCCGGGCCACACCTGCCCCCGCAGCTGCTGCCCCGCCACGCGGCCTTGCTGGTGCTGGGCGGACTGGGCAGCACCATTTTTTTCCACCTCCTGAGCCGGCAGCTGTGGCTGGGCGCTCAGCGGCCTACTTCCCCGGACCGGAGCCTGCACCAGGGCGTCGGGGCGCTGGCGGGGGTGCTGTATCTGGGCGGGACGGCGGTGGCGTTGCGGGCGTTGTTTGGCCCTAGCTACCCGCCGGTGGCCCTGCTCATCGGGGGCCTGGTCGTAACGGCGGCTCTGCTCTTTGGCCTGAGTTATTGGCTGCGCGGCGGAGCCGAGTGGTTCCGGATTCTGCACCTGCTCCTGGGTCAGGTAGTGCTGGCTGGGGCCGTGCTGGGCCTGCACGAGGCCGGCCTGAGCTGGCCGCTGACCGTGGTGCTGCTCTACCTGGAAATGCTGCTGATGACCCTGACGCTGGCCCGGCGGCGCGAGTGGTGGGTGTACCGGGTGCAGCTCTACGCTACCCTGTTGCTGGCTACAAGCTTGCCCGTGCTGGTGTATGGCCTGGGCCATTTGAGCGCCGAACAGCGCGCCCTGCTCCTCACGCTGGCCGCCCTGGCCACGGTAGCCGCGCAGATCGTCGTCGGACGGCTGGCCGCGCCGGCCTACGATGCCCTGCCCTTCTCCTACGACCCCACCTACCGCCTCCGCCTGCTGGGGGCCATGCCCGGCTTGCTGCTGCTGGCCGCGGCCGGACTGATATACGAACACACCTGGGCGGCGTGGGCGGCCGTGGGCATTGGCGGCGGCTTGCTGCTGCTGCGCCGCTACGTGGCCGTGCCGGGCCTATGGACGGGCGTCGTGCTGGCCGCCACCGGCTACCACGTTTTGCAGTGGTACTACCTGCTCTTGGCTGGCGCGCCGCTCGGCACGGGGCAGGTATTGGCGTATTCACTGCCCCTGGTGCTGCTTTCGGCAATGGGGCTGGCGTATTCCAGCTGGGATGCCCGCCAGCGGCAGGTGCGCTGGCCCTGGCTGTATCTGCTGGGCCTGCACCTGACGGTAGTGGCCTGGACGGCGGCCGCGCCGCACTCCGAAGCCATAGCCGTGCTGCTCTGGCTGGTCCTGGTGGCAGTGGCAGCCGGCGCGGCGCAGTGGGTGCGCCGCCGTTTCACCACGCCCGAAGCCCTGGCCGCGCAGGGTTGCCCCGACCGGTTTCTGCTGCACGTGATGTACGCGGGGCTGGCCCTGGCCTTGTTCTGGCACTTCAGCCACCTGGTGTGGAGCTCCGAAATACTGTGGCGCCTGCCGGCCCGCCGTCTTACGGCCGCGGCGCTGGTGCTGGTGCTGGCCGGTCTGGCGGGGCGCACCGCCCCAACCGCTCCGCCGCTTTACCGCTCCTGGCAGCTGCTCCACCCCTATCTGCCCGAGCTAACCCTGGCCCTGCTGGGCTTCACGCTGTGGTGGGAAGTGCAGCTCACCTGGCAGGCGCTGCTCTGGCTGGGGCTGGCATTTGCACTTACCTTGGGCACAACCCGGCTGCCAGTTCACCTGCGGCGGCTGCAGCTCTACGGCGTGCTGTTTTTCTGGCTTTCCACGGTCTGGGTATGCTACGTGGCGCTTACCCGCCTGGCCCCCGGACAGCTGCTGAGCGTGCCGTGGCTGACCTCGGCCGGGGCCGTAGCGCTGCAGTTTGCCTACGCCGCCGTAGCCCTGCGCAACTTGGCCGCGCCCGAACCCGTCTACTGGCCGCCGGGCCTGGGCGGACTGGCGGCGCTGGGCCGCCTGAGCCCGCGCCAGCGGGTGGCGGCCCTGCTCTACCCGGCCTTTGTAGCCCTCACCGTGCTGCTGGTGCAGTCCTTCGACCGGTTGGTGCTTACGGTGCTGCTGATGCTGGAAGTGGTAGCGCTGTTCATAACCAGCCTGTTGCTGCGCCGCCAGGATTTTCGCTACGCCTCGCTCGTGGGCGTGGCCATCTGCCTGGTGCGGCTGGTGTTTTTCGACCTCAGTCAGCGCGGCACCATTACCCGGGCGGTGGTTTTTATCCTGATGGGCATGCTGCTGCTGGGCATGAATGCGCTGTATGCGCGCTTCAAAGACCGGTTTACCCCCATTCCCGACGCAGACGCCGACCCGGCCGCTGGTGGAGCCCCAGACACCGACGGAGAACTGCCAACCGTGGCCCCCCAGGAGTAA
- the blaOXA gene encoding class D beta-lactamase, with the protein MSYSLFRFGFLALLLALLAAKPAGSPRITERDFQAYFAAYGLRGSFLVLDAGTNAYTAYNLARCRQGFLPASTFKIPNTLIGLETGAVADTAEVFRWDGVRRAFPQWNQDLTVAQALRVSCVPCYQQLARRVGAGRYRQWLPRLRFGRMHVTAATVDTFWLAGSSRITQFEQIDFLRRLQQGRLPVSARSQAITKALLVLGRGPGWVLRGKTGWTMQSGADNGWFVGWVEQAGRTYFFALNAEPANGGPATDNFVRGRRAIAEQILQREFGLLAGAAK; encoded by the coding sequence ATGAGCTACTCTCTTTTTCGTTTTGGTTTTCTGGCGCTGCTGCTGGCGCTGCTGGCGGCCAAGCCGGCCGGGTCCCCGCGCATCACGGAGCGGGATTTTCAGGCGTATTTCGCCGCCTACGGACTGCGCGGCTCGTTTCTGGTGCTCGACGCCGGCACCAATGCTTACACGGCCTACAACCTGGCGCGGTGCCGGCAGGGCTTTCTGCCCGCCTCCACGTTCAAGATTCCCAACACCCTGATCGGGCTCGAAACCGGCGCGGTAGCCGATACCGCCGAGGTGTTCCGCTGGGATGGGGTGCGGCGCGCGTTTCCGCAGTGGAACCAGGATTTGACTGTGGCCCAGGCCCTGCGCGTGTCGTGCGTGCCGTGCTACCAGCAGCTGGCCCGCCGCGTCGGGGCCGGCCGCTACCGGCAGTGGCTGCCCCGGCTGCGCTTCGGCCGCATGCACGTAACGGCGGCCACGGTGGATACTTTCTGGCTGGCCGGCTCGTCGCGCATCACCCAGTTCGAGCAAATCGACTTTCTGCGGCGTTTGCAGCAAGGCCGGCTGCCGGTATCGGCCCGGAGCCAGGCTATTACCAAAGCCCTGCTGGTGCTGGGCCGGGGGCCGGGCTGGGTGCTGCGCGGCAAAACTGGCTGGACCATGCAAAGCGGTGCCGACAATGGCTGGTTCGTGGGCTGGGTAGAGCAGGCGGGCCGCACCTACTTCTTCGCCCTGAATGCCGAACCGGCCAACGGTGGCCCGGCCACGGACAACTTCGTGCGGGGCCGCCGGGCCATTGCCGAGCAGATTCTGCAGCGCGAGTTCGGACTGCTGGCCGGCGCCGCCAAGTAG
- a CDS encoding T9SS type A sorting domain-containing protein, translating to MLLPRLFIITLLAGCCSLPGQAQWQQQKAEFGVERATVQDLSIVSPTVVFATSMGVPQGAGYWNFSRTNDGGATWVRGGINATPSNVSVGYAGISAVDANNVWVGVYSQETFFSRLGGGYVFYSRNGGTSWTYQSTAAFAGPDAFLNDLHMFDLDNGVVVGDPNGGSFEVYTTTNGGQQWNRVPAASLPAPITGEYGRVGLLTAVGSSVWFGTDYGRMFYSTNRGLSWQVANTRLPEVKQLAFSDALNGLALYDDAATGTITLSRTRDGGQTWTPFTATGPVYASGLCRVPGSPGAFVSTGFTTRAPGSSVTTDYGQTWTLLDQGTPRGTVAFLDAQTGWAGGLVGGISNNFAGGIYRSTRTVTAAAGAAALSERLLVYPNPATAGVLTVRLPEEVRAEQLTLLNSTGQVVLTHALPTGAARLPIHLNTGKLPPGVYLLRAGTLTRRVVLE from the coding sequence ATGCTACTACCTCGACTCTTTATTATTACCCTGCTGGCCGGGTGCTGCAGCCTGCCAGGCCAGGCCCAGTGGCAGCAGCAAAAAGCTGAATTTGGCGTGGAGCGGGCCACCGTGCAGGATCTGAGCATCGTGAGCCCCACGGTGGTATTTGCCACCAGCATGGGGGTACCCCAGGGGGCCGGCTACTGGAATTTCAGCCGCACCAACGACGGGGGTGCCACCTGGGTGCGCGGCGGCATCAACGCGACGCCCAGCAACGTGTCGGTCGGGTACGCCGGTATCAGCGCCGTGGATGCCAACAACGTCTGGGTCGGGGTGTACAGCCAGGAAACCTTCTTTTCCCGGCTGGGTGGGGGCTACGTGTTCTACAGCCGCAACGGGGGCACGAGCTGGACCTACCAGAGCACGGCCGCCTTTGCCGGCCCGGATGCCTTTCTCAACGATTTGCACATGTTCGACCTCGACAACGGCGTGGTCGTGGGCGACCCGAACGGGGGCTCGTTTGAGGTCTACACTACCACCAACGGCGGGCAGCAGTGGAACCGGGTGCCGGCCGCCAGCCTGCCCGCGCCCATCACCGGCGAATATGGCCGCGTGGGCCTGCTCACGGCCGTGGGCAGCAGCGTGTGGTTCGGCACCGACTACGGCCGGATGTTCTACTCCACCAATCGGGGCCTGAGCTGGCAGGTGGCCAACACGCGCCTGCCCGAGGTCAAGCAGCTGGCCTTCAGTGATGCCCTCAACGGCCTGGCTCTCTACGACGATGCCGCTACCGGCACCATCACGCTGAGCCGCACCCGCGACGGGGGCCAGACCTGGACGCCCTTCACGGCCACCGGACCCGTGTACGCCAGCGGCCTGTGCCGGGTGCCGGGCAGCCCCGGCGCGTTCGTCAGCACCGGCTTTACCACCCGCGCGCCCGGCTCGTCCGTCACGACCGACTACGGCCAGACCTGGACGCTGCTCGACCAGGGCACGCCCCGGGGCACGGTGGCCTTCCTGGACGCCCAAACCGGCTGGGCCGGGGGCCTGGTGGGCGGCATTAGCAATAACTTCGCCGGCGGCATCTACCGCAGCACCCGCACCGTCACGGCGGCGGCCGGCGCGGCGGCTTTATCCGAGCGGTTGCTGGTGTACCCCAACCCCGCCACGGCCGGCGTGCTGACCGTTCGGCTGCCCGAAGAGGTGCGGGCCGAGCAGCTGACGCTATTGAACAGCACGGGCCAGGTGGTGCTGACCCACGCGCTGCCAACTGGCGCTGCCCGCCTGCCCATCCACCTGAACACCGGAAAGCTGCCCCCGGGCGTGTACCTGCTGCGCGCCGGCACCCTGACGCGCCGCGTAGTGCTGGAGTAG